A portion of the Colias croceus chromosome 25, ilColCroc2.1 genome contains these proteins:
- the LOC123703129 gene encoding uncharacterized protein LOC123703129: MSTSNDLSDVEEAPKLRMKPAVSSIFCCSVTAASGFIAAYALVSYAIALIYEIVWVVESQSGLPIASALLMICYCVVIAATVVLVHGLISKNNTYLLAWLISVILVLIPECALVFYMSISHWGLQGVYGGAELACYVARLPAIVCGVVLVQSAYALREARKAEYGTGMGVGGSEFDASHYVPEPTPAFTNEGFMPDNGKSGSMPDLRRHLASRQSHMGYMMAQPPPAYWQHLADRQYAASLRLPKHYPPPQAFGTWVGPRTGPYDKRRHSIVGAFDEYPTKYDYDDRMECKSEISYPYRQYYDPRMFPPDYERYYQAQDAYGVNLLRHDPYHFNNRDRDRSFYAVRNSHTSVGNESDDLTKYKDVAL, encoded by the exons ATGTCTACCAGTAATGATCTAAGTGATGTTGAAGAGGCGCCTAAACTCCGTATGAAGCCCGCTGTGAGCAGTATATTCTGTTGTAGTGTGACTGCTGCCTCTGGCTTCATTGCTGCGTATGCTCTT GTGTCCTACGCAATAGCTTTGATCTACGAAATAGTATGGGTGGTGGAGTCGCAAAGCGGCTTGCCTATAGCATCCGCTCTTCTTATGATATGTTACTGCGTGGTTATCGCCGCTACAGTTGTTCTGGTGCATGGACTTATATCT AAAAACAACACGTATCTACTGGCGTGGTTGATATCTGTTATCTTGGTGCTGATACCGGAGTGCGCTCTAGTCTtctatatgtctataagtcattgg GGTCTTCAAGGTGTATACGGAGGAGCGGAATTAGCATGTTATGTCGCTCGATTACCTGCCATTGTTTGTGGTGTGGTGTTGGTACAATCTGCGTACGCGCTGCGTGAAGCCAG gAAAGCAGAATATGGTACAGGTATGGGAGTGGGTGGTAGCGAATTCGACGCCAGCCATTACGTTCCGGAGCCTACGCCTGCTTTCACTAATGAAGGATTTATGCCTGATAATG gCAAATCCGGCTCAATGCCTGACCTCAGGCGCCATCTAGCGTCCCGCCAATCGCACATGGGCTACATGATGGCCCAACCTCCACCAGCCTACTGGCAACACTTGGCTGATCGGCAATACGCGGCCAGCCTCCGACTCCCCAAACATTACCCACCACCACAAGCATTTGGCACATGGGTTGGCCCACGCACTGGCCCATATGACAAACGTCGGCACTCCATAGTTGGCGCGTTTGACGAATACCCGACGAAATATGACTATGACGATAGAATGGAGTGTAAAAGTGAGATATCTTATCCGTATAGACAATATTATGACCCTAGAATGTTTCCTCCAGACTATGAAAGATATTATCAAGCTCAAGACGCGTATggtgttaatttattaagacATGATCcttatcattttaataatagagaTAGAGATAGGTCGTTCTATGCTGTGCGAAACAGTCATACATCTGTTGGTAATGAATCTGATGATCTGACTAAATATAAGGACGTTGCTTTATAA